In the genome of Palaemon carinicauda isolate YSFRI2023 chromosome 20, ASM3689809v2, whole genome shotgun sequence, one region contains:
- the LOC137660271 gene encoding E3 ubiquitin-protein ligase COP1-like isoform X1 → MASGETTRLEGSNLRVQGRGGKRPHPPVVNGIDSTDEELNSDYLCPVCLDLISEAHMTKCGHTFCRACLVRSIESSKRCPKCNFGVESVDHIFPNHTVNQQILKQRRTSDLQVAFAKRNKSAALSELRNYLSFDTSFFGLSDITQIISILQEKREQLESTSLRNKYDLMKDFLSELRKHKEEQLSTINRELKLIKRDLSGVQTSLENLSPYGENVNNGGSNVPNSHGVFLKEILDEDCPSTSNGARDNQALASMEEGFNVPLFQQSCPESSTLDAKRKRMHLHFDELVDRYFSMRVPGFSDAGVGDDEGNGLNEFGECISKFTQYSAMRPLATINYNCDMFHQSSNIASSIEFDKDSEYFAVAGLTKKIRIYDYGTVIRDTVDLHYPCSEMVCQSKISCVSWSSYMKNMLASSDYDGTVTVWDAFTHQRLHVFSEHEKRCWSVDFNKMDTKLIASGSDDHKVKLWSLDRERSLTSLEAKANVCCVQFNPSSRYHLAFGSADHCVHYYDLRNMKEAMKVFKGHRKAVSYVKFVSSEDIVSASTDSQLKIWNVNKSHCVRSLQGHTNEKNFVGLATDGEYVACGSENNSLYVYYKGLSKELFSLKFDQRKWVLDPEQNEEESSLFVSAVCWRKGSNIIAAGNSKGIIKILQMV, encoded by the coding sequence ATGGCATCGGGCGAAACAACACGCTTAGAGGGGTCTAACCTGCGTGTGCAAGGGCGGGGTGGCAAGCGTCCTCATCCTCCAGTTGTTAATGGTATAGATTCTACTGATGAAGAACTAAACTCAGATTATTTGTGTCCTGTTTGCTTAGACTTAATTTCAGAAGCCCACATGACTAAATGTGGTCACACTTTTTGTCGGGCATGTCTCGTGCGCAGCATCGAATCGAGTAAACGGTGTCCAAAGTGTAACTTTGGTGTGGAGAGTGTTGACCATATTTTTCCCAACCATACTGTGAACCAGCAGATACTAAAACAGAGACGCACGTCCGACCTTCAGGTAGCttttgcaaaaagaaataaaagtgcTGCACTTAGTGAGTTGAGAAATTATCTAAGCTTCGACACATCTTTTTTTGGGTTGAGTGATATAACACAAATTATCTCTATACTGCAAGAAAAGCGAGAACAACTGGAATCAACGTCACTTCGAAACAAGTATGACTTGATGAAAGATTTTTTGTCGGAGTTGCGCAAACACAAGGAAGAACAGCTGTCAACTATCAATAGAGAACTAAAGTTGATAAAACGTGACTTATCAGGTGTGCAGACAAGCTTAGAAAATTTGTCTCCTTACGGTGAAAACGTCAACAATGGTGGCAGTAATGTTCCAAATTCACATGGTGTCTTCTTGAAAGAGATTCTCGATGAAGATTGCCCAAGTACATCCAACGGAGCGAGGGATAATCAGGCACTCGCCAGTATGGAGGAGGGCTTCAATGTACCCTTATTTCAACAAAGTTGTCCTGAAAGCTCTACCTTAGATGCTAAAAGGAAGCGTATGCATCTCCATTTTGATGAACTAGTAGACCGCTATTTCAGCATGCGTGTTCCAGGCTTTAGTGACGCTGGTGTTGGTGACGACGAAGGAAACGGTCTTAATGAATTTGGTGAGTGCATTAGTAAGTTCACTCAGTACAGTGCCATGCGACCTTTAGCAACCATAAATTATAACTGTGATATGTTTCACCAGTCCAGTAACATTGCTTCTAGTATAGAGTTTGATAAAGATAGTGAATATTTTGCCGTTGCAGGATTGACTAAAAAAATACGCATATATGATTATGGGACAGTGATAAGGGACACAGTGGATTTACACTACCCATGTTCAGAGATGGTGTGTCAGTCTAAGATAAGTTGTGTAAGTTGGAGCAGTTATATGAAGAACATGTTAGCAAGTAGTGATTACGATGGCACTGTGACTGTGTGGGATGCTTTTACTCATCAAAGACTTCATGTTTTTTCAGAACATGAGAAAAGATGCTGGAGTGTTGATTTTAACAAAATGGATACGAAACTGATAGCATCAGGTAGTGATGACCACAAAGTAAAGCTGTGGTCTTTAGACAGGGAAAGATCCTTAACATCCCTGGAAGCTAAAGCCAATGTGTGTTGTGTTCAGTTCAATCCCTCCAGTAGGTATCACTTGGCTTTTGGGTCAGCTGATCATTGTGTTCATTACTATGATCTGAGAAATATGAAAGAAGCCATGAAAGTGTTCAAGGGTCATCGGAAAGCCGTTTCGTACGTCAAGTTTGTGTCAAGTGAGGACATTGTTTCAGCTTCAACAGACAGTCAGTTGAAAATCTGGAATGTAAACAAATCACACTGTGTGCGATCACTTCAAGGACACACGAATGAAAAGAATTTTGTTGGTTTAGCCACAGATGGTGAATATGTGGCCTGTGGGTCTGAAAATAACTCTCTCTATGTCTACTACAAAGGTCTTTCCAAGGAGCTGTTTAGCCTTAAGTTTGATCAGAGGAAATGGGTTCTTGATCCTGAGCAAAATGAGGAAGAGTCTTCTCTATTTGTGTCTGCCGTCTGTTGGAGGAAAGGTTCAAACATCATTGCTGCTGGAAATAGCAAAGGGATAATCAAAATTCTACAAATGGTGtag